The Streptomyces sp. NBC_00659 genomic interval TGGACAGGGCCCGGTCAGGGCGCGTCGACCGGGACCGTCGCCTTCCCCCGGCCCACCTGGGTCCGCACCGCGCCCATGCTCGCGCCGATGACCAGGGCGATCGCGGCCGCCTGGGTCGTGGACAGGGCCTGGTCGAGGATCAGGAAGCCCGCTGTCGCCGCGATGGCGGGCTCCAGGCTCATCAGGATCGCGAAGGTGGAGGCGGGCAGGCGGCGCAGGGCGAGGAGTTCGAGGGTGTAGGGGAGGACCGAGGACAGGATCGCCACCGCGGAGCCCAGGGCGATCGTGGTCGGGTCCAGCAGCCGGGTGCCGGACGAGACGATCCCGAGCGGCAGGAACAGCAGCGCCGCCACCGCCATCGCCAGGGCCAGGCCGTCGGCCTGGGGGAACCGGCGGCCCGTACGGGCACTGAAGACGATGTACGCCGCCCACATCGCGCCCGCCCCGAGCGCGAAGGCCACGCCCACCGGGTCCAGGTCCCCGAACCCTCCGCCGCCCAGCAGGAAGACGCCGCACAGGGCCAGGCCCGCCCAGACCGCGTTGACCGCGCGGCGGGAGGCCAGCACCGAGAGGGCGAGGGGGCCGAGCACCTCCAGGGTGACGGCGGCGCCGAGGGGGATGCGGGCGACGGACTCGTAGAAGAGGCCGTTCATCGCGCCCATGGCGATGCCGAAGACGGCGACAGTCCCCCAGTCGGCGCGCGAGTGGCCGCGCAGCCGGGGGCGGCAGACCACGAGCAGGACCACCGCGGCGGCGAGCAGGCGCAGGGTCACCACGCCGAGCGCGCCGGCCCTCGGCATGAGGGTCACCGCGAGGGCGCCGCCGAACTGGACCGAGATCCCTCCGGCCAGCACCAGCCCGACGGGCCCGAGGGAACCGAGGCGGCCGGGAGCTCCGCCCGAGGACACGGGGGCGTGCACCGTCCCGGAGACGGGCGCGGACGACGAGGTGGTGGCGCTGGGGGTGCTCACGGGCGGTCCTGGAGGCTGGCTCGGTCGGGTGTTCATCACGATGTACTGCCGAGTCCAGGGTAGTGGACTTCGTCAGGAGTGTGAACTGCTCATGTAACTGTCCTGGATGCTGAGACCCGGATCGGGACGCGTCGCTGAACGGCCCGTCGCCGACTGCAGCGGCGACGGGCCGTTCAGCGACGGGACAGGTAGACGTCCAGCGCCTTGTGCAGCACCCGGTTGATGGGCAGGTCCCACTCGCCGAGGTACTCCGCGGCCTCGCCGCCCGCGCCCGCCTTGAAGCGCAGGAGGCCGACGAGGTGGTCGCTCTCGTCCAGGGTGTCGGTGATCCCGCGGAAGTCGTAGACGGCGGCGCCCAGCGCGTGGGCGTCGGTCATCATGCGCCACTGGATGGCGTTGTTGGGCTGGACCTCGCGTTTGCGGCCGGTGGAGGCGCCGTAGGAGTACCAGACATGGCTGCCGACGGTCAGCATGGTGGCCGCGGCGAGGACGTCGCCCTCGTGGCGGGCGAGATAGAGCCGCATGCGGTCGGGGTCCTCGGCCGTCAGCGAGGTCCACATCCGCTGGAAGTAGGGCAGCGGGCGCGGGATGAAACGGTCGCGTTCCGCCGTCTCCGCGTAGAGCTCGTAGAAGGCGGGCAGGTCGTCGTAGCCGCCCCGGACCACCTCGACGCCGGCCTTGTCGGCCTTCTTGATGTTGCGCCGCCACTGCTGGTTGAGGCCCTTGTGGATCTCCTCCAGGGACCGTCCGGCGAAGGGGACCTGGAAGACGTAGCGCGGCTGTCCCGCCGCGAAGCCGTCCTCGCCGCCGGGCTCTGTCTGCTGCCAGCCCATCGCCCGCAGCCGGTCGGCGATCCCGTCCGCGGCCGGTTCGTACGAGGTCGCCGTCACCTCGCCGAGGCGCCGTGCCGCCGGGTCGGCGATGGCCGTCTTGACCGTGTCGGCGCTCCAGCGGCGCGCGACCACGGGCGGGCCCATCTTCACGGTGAACGCGCCACGCGACTTCAGATGCGCCACCATCGGCCGCAGCCAGCGGTCGGCGAGGTCCGGGTCGTGCCAGTCGATGACGGGGCCCTCGGGCAGGTACGCGAGGTACCGCCTGATCTTCGGCAGCGGGCGCAGCAGCACGAGGCCGGCCCCCTGGAGGCGGCCGTCCGCGTCGAACCAGCCGAGGCTCTCCGCGCGCCAGTCCGGCTTCACGTCCCCCCAGGACGGCACCTGCATATGGCTGGCCGAGGGCCGCGAGCGGACGAACGCCAGGTGCTCGTCGCGGGTGATCGCCTGCAGGCGGAGAGTCATGCGCGTCGCTCCTCGAACGTCTTCGGCCGATGACATCCCAGCGTACTTACGCGGTGGGCGCGGACCCGTCGTCCCGCGGGCCGTTCTCCAGCGCCTCGGCCAGGACCTCCGCCAGGTGGCGGCCCCGGCGGCCGGAGAGCTGGGCCAGCTGGGTGCGGCAGGAGAAGCCGTCGGCGAGGATCACCGCGCTGTCGTCGGCCGCCCGTACCGCCGGAAGCAGCTGTTCCTCCGCGCAGGCCCGTGACACCTCCTCGTGGCCCCTCTCGAAGCCGAAGTTGCCCGCGAGTCCGCAGCAGCCGCCCGCGAGGGTGCCGGTCAGGCCCGCCGCGTCGCGCAGCCGGCGTTCGGCCGCGTCGCCGAGGACCGCGTGCTGATGGCAGTGCGTCTGGCCGGCCGCCGGGCGGTCCAGGCGCGGCGGCGTCCAGGCCGGCGCGTGCCGTTCCAGCGCCTCCGCGAAGGTCGTCACCGCCGCCGCCAGCCGCGCCGCGCGCGGGTCGCCGGACAGCAGTTCGGGCAGGTCCGTGCGCAGGGCGGCGGCGCAGCTCGGTTCCAGGACGACGACCGGGAGGTCGTCCATGGCGAGGTAGGGCTCCATGAGGTCGAGGGTGCGGCGGAGCACGGTGCGGGCGCGGTCGAGCTGGCCGGTCGAGACGTACGTCAGTCCGCAGCAGACGCGGTGGCGGCGGCGCGGGAGCAGTGTGCCGAGGCGGAGGGGGCCCCGGGTCACGCCGTCGCCGACGGGCCCGTGCCTCCACACCGTCCTCGGGGGCAGCAGCACGGCCAGTCCCGCGGCCTCCAGGACCCTTACGGCCGCGCGTCCCACGGAGGGTTCCAGGTGTTCGGTGAAGGTGTCCGGCCACAGGAGGACCGTCTTGCGGCCGAAGTCCGGGAACAGCGCGGGGGCGGGCCGCCCGCCCCCGCGCCTCTCCCCGCCCGGTCCGCCCTGGGTGTCCTGTCCGCCCCGGCGCCGTTCACGCTCGCGCGCCCGTGCCCGGTCCCGGAACCGGGCCGACCACCACCGGCTGAACGTCTCCGGCGCCAGCCGCGGGATCTCCCGTCCGGGTGCGACACCGGCCAGGCGCTTGGCGACGGCGGCCAAGGGGCGCAGGGACGCGAGGGAGTTGACGAGCCGGGCCGAGCGGGTACGGGTCACCGCCGCGAGCCAGAAGGGGAGCCGCCCCAGGGTGTAGTGCGCGGCGGGACGGCGGCGGCCCGCGTAGTGGTGGTGGAGGAACTCCGCCTTGTAGGTGGCCATGTCGACGCCGACCGGGCAGTCGGACCTGCATCCCTTGCAGGACAGGCACAGGTCCAGCGCGTCCCGGACCTCCGTCGAGCGCCACCCGTCGGTGACGATCTCGCCGGCGAGCATCTCGTGCAGCAGTCTGGCCCGCCCGCGCGTGGAGTGCGCCTCCTCGCCGGTCGCCCGGAAGGAGGGGCACATGACCTCGGCGCCGCCCGGGACCGAGGCCGTACGGCACTTGGCGACACCCACGCAGCGGCGCACCGCCGCCGAGAAGTCGCCGCCGTCCGCCGGATAGCCGAACTCCACGTCCACCGGGCGCCGCGGCAGCACCGCGAACCGCAGGTTCTCGTCCAGCCGGTGCGGGCGCACGAGCATGCCGGGGTTGAGCAGGCCGCGGGGGTCCCAGAGGTCCTTCGCCCGTTCGAAGAGGCGGACCATCTCCGCTCCGTACATCGTGGGCAGCAGTTCGGCGCGGGCCTGTCCGTCGCCGTGCTCGCCGGACAGCGAGCCGCCGTGCGCGACGACGAGGCGGGCGGCCTCCTCCGAGAAGCGCCGGAAGCGGGTGACGCCCGCCGCGGTGATCAGGTCGAAGTCGATCCGGACGTGGATGCAGCCGTCGCCGAAGTGGCCGTACGGGGTGCCGTGCAGGCCGTGGGCGGCGAGCAGGGCCCGGAAGTCCCGCAGATACGCGCCGAGGCGGGCGGGCGGCACCGCGCAGTCCTCCCAGCCGGGCCAGGCCTCTTCGCCGAGCCCGCGGCCGGCGCCGAGCGGGGGCCGGGCCTCTTTGCCGCGGCCTGCTCCGAGCGGGGAGCGGTCCCCGGCGTACGGCATCCGGGTCGCCGTGCCGCTCGCGTCCTCCCGCAGCCGCCACAGCGCCCGCTGCCCCGCCGGGTCGGTGACCACCAGGGCGTCCCCCACGTCCGCGGCCCGCACGATCGTGTCCGCACGCGCGCGGGCCTCCGCCGGCGATCCGCCGCCCGTCTCCACGAACAGCCAGGCCCCGCCGCGCGGCAGCCCCGCGTCGGCGGGCACGAGATCGGCGGCCATCCCCTCCACGGTCAGCGGCCCGTACCCGAGCAGGCCGGCCGCGGCGTCCGCGGCGGCGCTCTCGTCGGGGTAGGCCAGGACGGCCAGCGCCCGTGCCCGGGGTGCCTCGACCAGGCGTACGACCGCCTCGGTGAGCAGACCCCAGGTGCCCTCGGAGCCGCAGAACGCGCGGGCCACGTCCGCGCCGCGTTCGGGCAGGAGCGCGTCGAGGGCGTACCCGGAGATCCGCCGCGGCAGATCCGGGAAGCCGGTCCGCAGCAGCGCCAACTCGCTCTCGACCAGGGCCTTCAGCCCGTCCGGGGCGCCCTGCCAGTTCCGGCCGAGGCGGCGGGTGTCCCCGGCCGCGCCGACGACCGAGAGCTCCCGCACGTTGTCCGCCGTGGTGCCCCAGGCGACCGAGTGGGAGCCGCAGGAGTTGTTGCCGATCATCCCGCCGAGGGTGCAGCGGCTGTGCGTGGAGGGGTCGGGGCCGAAGCGCAGTCCGTGCGGGGCGGCGGCTTCCTGGAGGCGGTCGAGGACGGCACCGGGCTGGACGACGGCCGTGCGGGCGTCCGGGTCCAGCGCGAGGATCCGGTTCATGTGGCGGGTGAAGTCCAGGACGACGCCGGTGCCCGTGGCCTGTCCGGCGATCGAGGTGCCGCCGCCGCGCGCCACGACCGGCACCGCGTGGGCGCGGCACACGGCGAGCGCGGCGGCCACGTCCTCGGCGTCCCTCGGGGCCACCACACCGAGCGGTACGCGCCGGTAGTTGGAGGCGTCCATGGTGGTCAGCGCCCGCGCCGTCGCGTCGAAGGAGACCTCGCCGCGCACGGCCCCCGCCAGGTCGGACCGGAGCTGACCGGCGGACCCCTCCGGCTGCCCCTCCGGCGACCCGTCCGGCTGCCCTGCGGGCCGTCCGTCCGGCCGTCCGCTCGGCCTTCCGTCCGGCTGTCCGTCCGGCCGTCCACCCAGTTCCGTCATGCCTCCAGGATGCCGCCGGGCACCGGCGGCGGCGCTGTGGCCAGACGCCCGAAAGACACCGATATGCCGGGGCGATCATGAAACCGCTTCCCGAAGCCTCCCAATCGGATCACGAACTCTCATATAGTGACGGCGAGTTGAGCATCGAGTGTCGCTTCTCGCCCAGGACCGACCGAGGACACGACCGAGGACACGTTCTCCCCCCAGGAACACGACCGAGGACCGATTGATGACCCCGCCTCTGCCCTCCGGCGAACGACCCACCCCCCGCACCATGGCGAAAGCCGTGCTGGCCGCCGCCGTCCCGGCCGCGGCCGCGGTGGTGGCCGCCGTCCTGCTCGCCCCCGAACCGGCCCGCGTACCCCTCGCCTGGGGCACCGGCGCCGCCGCGGTGCTGCTGTGCGCCGCCGTGGCGGTGGCCGCCCACGCCGTGCAGACCAGGCGCATCGCGCTGCGCCGCCTCGACAGCGTGGCCAAGGACGCCGGCCGGCTCCTTCAGGAACGCGCCAGACTGGCGGAGGAGTTCGGCCAGGAGCGGGCCAGGCTCGTCGACGAGGCCGCCCGCGAACGCGCCCGCGCGGCCGAGACCGGGGCGCAGGAGCGGGCCCGTCTGACCGAGACGGCCGCCCGCGAACACGCCCGCCTCACCGAGGAGTTCACCAAGGAGAGGGAACTGCTCACCGGCGACCGCGCCCGGCTCACCGAGCGCAACGCCGAACTCTCCGAGCGCACCCGGCAGGCCGCCGCCGACCGCGCCGCCGCGATCTCGGCGATCGCCAACGCGGCCGGACGCATGCAGGCGCTGTCCACCGGCATGCTGGCCGACCTGCGCGCGATGGAGGAGAGGCACTCCGACGAGGACGTCCTCGCGGACCTGCTCCACCTCGACCACCGCACCGCGCAGGCGGGCCGCCTCGCCGACTCCGTCGCCGTCCTGGCGGGCGCTCGCTCGGGGCGCCGCTGGGCCCGCCCGATCGTCATGGAGTCGATCCTGCGCGGCGCCATGGGCCGCATCGGCGGCTACCAGCGGGTGCGCGTCCACTCCGCCAGCGAGGTCGCCGTCGCCGGACACGCCGCCGAGGGCGTCATGCACGCACTGGCCGAACTCCTCGACAACGCCGCCAACTTCTCGCCGCCCACCGCCGAAGTGCATGTGTACGTCGAGGAGGTCCCCGCGGGTGTCATCGTCTCCGTCGAGGACAGCGGCCTGGTGATGGGAGACGTCCAGCTGCGCCGCGCCGAACGGGCCGTCACCGGCCCCGTCGGGCCCCGGTCCGGGCTCGGTGGCCTCACCGGCACCCGCCTCGGCCTCTCGGTGGTCGGCCGGCTCGCCCGCAAGCACGGCCTGAAGGTGTCCTTCCGGCCCTCCGCCCGCGGCGGCACCGGCGTGCTGGTCCTGATACCGCAGGACATCCTCACCCAGCCCAGCCTTCACCTCACCGCAGCGCCGCTGCCGGCCGGGGCCGAGCCCGTCCCCTCCGACCCGACCGCCGTCGACGGCCACACCACCGCGCCGAGGCCGCCCGACGGCCGGGAATCACCGGAGTCCCCGTGGTCCCCGCACCCGCGCGAGTCCCGTACCTCCCAGGAATCCCCGGCGTCCCCCGTGTCGTACGCCGCCGCCCGCGCGGCCGGCGACCTCGACCCGGACCCCGTCCCGACCCACGACTCGCCCCGGCACGAACAGGGCCTCCCGTCCACCGGCGGCCTGCCCAAGCGCCGCCGCGGACGCACCCTCGCCCACGCCGAGCGCAGCCGCTCACACGTCACACCCCCGGCCGACCCCGAACCCCGTACCGGCGACGACCCCAAGATCCGGTCCGCCTCCCGCTTCGGCACCTTCCGCCAGGCGGTGCGCGGCACGGCACCGGGCGCCCCCGGACCCGTACCGGCCGACGATCCGCCCCGGACCGAAGCACCGGCACGGCCCGAGGACCACGCAACCGCGTCCACCAGTTCCCCCACCACGACCCCCACCACCCCCACCGCGCTCCCGGAAGGCGACACCACCCCATGACCGGCACCATCACCGCCGACGAGAAGCTCACCTGGCTCATCGAGGGCCTCCTTGAGCGCACCCCGGGCGCACGGCACGCGCTCGTGCTCTCCCGCGACGGACTGAAGCTGTGCCGCACTCCGGAGCTGTCGGTCGACCAGGCCGACCAGCTCGCCGCCATCGCCGCCGGCATCCAGTCGCTGTCCCACGGCGCCTCCATGGAGTTCGGCGACGGCAGCGGGGGCGTGCGCTCGGCGATGGCCGAGTTCTACGGAGGGGTGCTGTTCATCGTGGAAGCGGGCGACGGCGCGCACCTCGCCGTCGTCACCGCCGAGGACGCCGACGCCGGACTGGTGGGACACAACATGAGCGAACTCGTGGAACAACTCGGCGAGCACCTGACCTCGCCGCCCCGGTCGTCATGAGCCGTCCTGGCAGGGACGACGCGCCCGACCGGCTGTACACCCTCACCGGAGGGCGCACCCGTTCCGGCCCCGACACCCCCTTCGACCTCGTGACACTGGTGGTCGCCGAGTGCGATCCGGCGGTGGGCATGCAGTCCGAGCACGCCGCGATCCTGCGGATGTGCGAGCGGCCGACGGCCGTCGTGGAGATCGCGGCGGAGCTGGGACTGCCGGTGTCGATCACCCGCGTCCTGCTCTCCGACCTGCTCTCCACGGGCCGGGTCAGCGCCCGTCACCCGCACACCACTGTTCCCTCCGGTCTTCCCGATCCCGACATCCTGGAGCAGGTGCTCGTTGGACTCCGTAACCTCTGACGCTCGTGCGCCCCTGTCCGCGTCCGCCGACAACGGCCTCAAGATCGTGATCGTGGGCGGGTTCGGTGTCGGCAAGACGACCCTCGTCCGCTCGGTCAGCGAGATCCGTCCCCTCAACACCGAGGAGACGATGACGCAGGCCGGCGCGAGCGTCGACGACATCAGCGAGGTACGCGGCAAGTCCGCGACCACCGTCGCCTTCGACTTCGGACGCATCACGCTGGACACGCACAACATCCTGTACCTGTTCGGCGCACCCGGACAGGAGCGGTTCTGGTTCCTGTGGGACCGGCTGTTCTCCGGAACGCTCGGGGCGATCGTCCTGGTGGACACCCGCCGCATCGACGAATCCTGGTACGCCATCGACCGGCTGGAGCACTACGGCACGCCCTTCATCGTGGCCTGCAACGACTTCGGCGGGCCCCCGCACACCCCCGCGCAGATCCGCGAGGCCCTCGACCTCGACCCGCACGTACCGCTGCTCGACTGCGACGCCCGCTCCCGGGAGTCCAGCAAGCAGGTGCTGATCACGCTGGTGGAGCACCTCCAGTCCCGCTACGCCCGTCACGGCGCCGAAGCCGCGGAAGGCGCCCTTCAATCACCGGAGCCCGCTCTGTGACCCCCGCCTCCGCCACCGCGCCCGTCCCCCTCGGCGGGCCGCGGTTCCAGACCGAACCCGCCGAGCTGTACCGGGAGATGCGGCGCGACCACGGATCCGTCGTGCCGGTCGTCCTCGACGGCGACATCCCCGCCTGGCTCGTGCTCGGCTACCGCGAACTGCACCAGGTCACCGGCGATCCCCAGCTGTTCAGCCGGGACTCGGACCTGTGGAGCCAGTGGGACCGCATCCCCGACGACTGGCCGCTGCTGCCGATGATCGGCCGCAAACAGCCCTCCATCCTGTACACCGTCGGCGAGCGCCACCGCGAGCGCGCCGCGATGATCAGCGACGCGCTCGAAGCCATCGACCCCTCCGAACTGCGCTCCCAGGCCGAGAAGTTCGCCGACGAGCTGATCGACGCGATCTGCCCCAAGGGCGAGACGGACCTCATCGGCGACTACGCGGCCCTGCTGCCCGTACGGGTCCTCGCGACGCTCTACGGCTTCGCGGACGAACAGGGACCCGGCCTGGTCACCGCCCTGAACGACATGATCAACGGGCGCGAGGGCGCGCTGGCCGGACAGCAGCATCTGGCCTCTTCCATGGCCCGGTTGATCGCCGACCGCAAGGAAGCGCCCGCCGACGACGTCGTGTCCCGGATGCTCGCGAACACCGCGGGCTTCGACGACATGGAGATCGTCCAGGACCTCATGGTCATGATGGCCGCCGGCCACCAGCCCACGGCCGACTGGATCGGCAACTCGCTGCGCCTGATGCTCACCGACGAACGGTTCGCCGCCTCCCTGTTCGGCGGCCGGCACAGTGTCGCCGAGGCCATGAACGAGGTCCTGTGGGAGGACACCCCCACCCAGAACGTGGCCGGACGCTGGGCCTCCCGCAACACCCAGCTCGGCGGCCGCCGCATCCGCGCCGGCGACCTGCTGCTGCTCGGCCTCCAGGGCGCCAACTCCGACCCCCAGGTCCGCACCGACAGTTCGGCCCTCACCGGCGGCAACAACGCCCACTTCTCCTTCGGTCACGGGGAGCACCGCTGCCCGTTCCCGGCACAGGAGGTCGCCGAGGTCATCGCGCGGACCGGCATCGAGATCGTCCTGGACCGGCTGCCGGACATCGACCTGGCGGTACCCGCCGACACGCTGACCCGGCGCCCCTCCCCGTGGCTACGGGGCCTGAACGAACTGCCGGTGCGGTTCACGCCCGTACCCGTCCTCTGAGACACCGTTGCCACCCGGCCGGCGCACCCGCCCGGCCGGGGCCCGGGGCTGTCCCCATGCCCCGGGGAAGACGCGTCACCCCCACCCCAGCCCTTGGAGGCACCCCCGCATGACCACCGGTACCGAAGAGACCCGCATAGTCCTGGACCCCTTCGTCACCGACCTGGACGGCGAGAGCGCCGCGCTGCGCGCCGCGGGACCGCTCGCCGCCGTCGAACTGCCCGGCGGTGTCCCGGTGTGGGCGGTCACCCACCACGCCGAGGCGCGCGCCCTGCTCACGGACCCCCGTCTGGTGAAGGACATCAACGTCTGGGGCGCCTGGCAGCGCGGCGAGATCGCCCCCGACTGGCCGCTGATCGGGCTCGCCAACCCCGGCCGCTCCATGCTCACGGTGGACGGCGCGGACCACCGGCGGATGCGCACCCTGGTGGCACAGGCCCTGACACCGCGCCGCGTGGAGCAGATGCGGGAGCGGATCTCGAAGATGACGGAGAGTCTGCTCGACAACCTCACCGGGGACGTCGTCGACCTGAAGGCCGACTTCGCCTACCCCCTGCCCATGTACGTGATCGCCGACCTCATGGGCATCGAGGAGTCCCGGCTGCCGCGTCTGAAGGAGCTCTTCGAGAAGTTCTTCTCGACGCAGACCCCTCCCGCCGAGGTCATCGCGACCCTCACCGAGCTGGCCGGGATCATGGCGGACACGGTGGCGGCCAAGCGTGCCGAGCCGGGCGACGACCTGACCAGCGCGCTGATCCTGGCCTCCGAGGACGGCGACCACCTCACCGACGCGGAGATCGTCTCCACCCTCCAGCTGATGGTCGCGGCGGGCCACGAGACGACCATCTCCCTCATCGTCAACGCGGTGGTCAACCTGTCCGCCCACCCCGACCAGCGCGCCCTCGTCCTGTCCGGCGAGGCCGACTGGTCCGCGGTCGTCGAGGAGACCCTGCGCCACTCCACCCCGACCTCCCACGTCCTCATCCGCTTCGCCACGGAGGACGTCCCGGTCGGCGACAAGGTGATCCCGGCGGGCGACGCGCTCATCGTGTCGTACGGCGCGATCGGCCGCGACGAGAACGCCCACGGGCCCACCGCGGGCGAGTTCGACGTCAGCCGTACAAGCAAGAACCGTCACATCTCCTTCGGCCACGGGCCCCACGTCTGCCCCGGCGCGGCCCTGTCCCGCCTGGAGGCGGGCGTCGCCCTGCCCGCCCTGTACGAGCGCTTCCCCTCGCTGGACCTGGCCGTCCCGGTGTCGGAGCTCCGCAACAAGCCGGTGGTGACGCAGAACGACCTGTTCGAGCTGCCGGTCAAGCTCACCGCCGGATAACCGGACCCCATGAGCCGCCGGCCGCGGGAGGGCCCGTGACGGGCCCTGCCGCGGCCGCCGCCGTCAACACGCCCCGTCTCAGCCGACGGACGACGTTTCACCGAGGTTTCCCGGAACGGCTAGGCTCCTGGCGTGGCTGATATCCAGATCCCCGCTGACCTCAAGCCCGCCGACGGACGATTCGGCGCCGGCCCCTCCAAGGTGCGGACGGAGGCACTGGACGCGCTGGCCGCGACCGGTAGCTCCCTGCTCGGCACATCCCACCGCCAGGCCCCGGTCAAGAACCTGGTCGGCAAGGTGCGCGAGGGCGTGCGCGAGCTGTTCTCCCTGCCCGACGGGTACGAGGTCGTCCTCGGCAACGGCGGCTCCACCGCGTTCTGGGACGTCGCGACGCACGGCCTGATCGAGAACAAGTCGCAGCACCTCACGTTCGGCGAGTTCTCCTCCAAGTTCGCGAAGGCGGCCAAGCTCGCCCCGTGGCTCGCCGAGCCGACCGTGGTCTCCTCCGACCCGGGCACGCACCCCGAGCCGGTCGCCGAGGCGGGCGCCGACGTCTACGCCTTCACCCACAACGAGACCTCCACCGGTGTCGCCGCCCCGATCAAGCGGGTCGCGGGCGCCGACGAGGGCTCCCTCGTCCTGGTGGACGCCACCTCCGGCGCCGGCGGCCTGCCCGTCGACATCGCCGAGACCGACGTCTACTACTTCGCCCCGCAGAAGTCCTTCGCCTCCGACGGCGGACTGTGGATCGGCGTGTTCTCCCCGGCCGCGATCGAGCGCGCCGAGCGGATCCACGCCTCCGGCCGGCACATCCCGGAGTTCTTCTCGCTGCCCACGGCGATCGACAACTCCCGCAAGAACCAGACGTACAACACCCCGGCGCTGGCCACGATCTTCCTGCTCAACGAGCAGATCGAGTGGATCAACGGCCAGGGCGGCCTCGCCTGGTCGGCGGCCCGGACGAAGGACTCCTCGACCCGCCTGTACCGCTGGGCCGAGGACAGCAAGTACGCCACCCCGTTCGTGACGGACGCGGCCAAGCGCTCGCAGGTCATCGGCACGATCGACTTCGCCGACGAGATCGACGCCGCCGCCGTCGCCAAGGTCCTGCGCGCCAACGGCATCGTCGACACCGAGCCCTACCGCAAGCTCGGACGCAACCAGCTGCGCGTCGCCATGTTCCCGGCGATCGACCCGGCGGACGTCGAGGCGCTGACGCACTGCATCGACTACGTGATCGAGAAGCTGTAACCGGTCCCACGCGATCAGGGGCGTCCGGCGCGTGTGAGCGCGCAGGACGTCCCTTTCCGTTGTCCGGGTGAGCCGTGCGGGTGACAAGCGGCGCCTTCGGTGCCTGTATGGAAGACATGAGCAATGTCCCGGCTCCGAGCGCCGAGCTCGGACCGCTCGTCAAGCAGTACGCCGTCCTGCTGACGAGCCACAAGAAGGACGGCACGGGCGTCGGCACCCCGGTGAACATCGCCGTCGAGGGTGACCACGCGTACTTCCGCACCCCGGGCAAGGCGTGGAAGGTCCGACGAATCCGCAACAACCCCGAGGTGGAGATCGCCCCCTCCACCCTCCGGGGCGCGCCCACCGGGCCCGAGTTCCACGCCCGCGCCCGGCTGATCGACCACGGGAGCGAGGAGGAGAAGCACGCGGCGAAGCTGCTGCGGCACAAGTACCCGTTCATGCACGGCGTCCTCGTACCGTTTGCCCACAAGGTGATGCGGACGCCGACGATGCACTACGAGGTGCGCCCGCTCAAGGACGGGGAATAGGGAGCGACGGCGGCCGTACAGGCAGGGGTCAGTCGCGGCGCAGCAGCCGCTTGAAGCCGAACACCACGGCGAAGAGGGCCGCGACCGCGATGGCGCCGATCTTCACCCCGCCACTCATCGTGCCGCCGCTTCCGCTCTCTGCTCCGGAACCGCCGTCCTTGGACGGCGACTTGGAGTCCGAGCCGCCGGCCCCGGGCGCGCTCTGGGGCTCCACACCGCTGTCCGCGCCCTCGCTGCCGTACATGAGCTTCGATCCGTCGGTGGTGTAGGTGACGGACTCGCCCTGGCCCTGGAGGGGAACGTTCAGGCGG includes:
- a CDS encoding lipid II:glycine glycyltransferase FemX produces the protein MTLRLQAITRDEHLAFVRSRPSASHMQVPSWGDVKPDWRAESLGWFDADGRLQGAGLVLLRPLPKIRRYLAYLPEGPVIDWHDPDLADRWLRPMVAHLKSRGAFTVKMGPPVVARRWSADTVKTAIADPAARRLGEVTATSYEPAADGIADRLRAMGWQQTEPGGEDGFAAGQPRYVFQVPFAGRSLEEIHKGLNQQWRRNIKKADKAGVEVVRGGYDDLPAFYELYAETAERDRFIPRPLPYFQRMWTSLTAEDPDRMRLYLARHEGDVLAAATMLTVGSHVWYSYGASTGRKREVQPNNAIQWRMMTDAHALGAAVYDFRGITDTLDESDHLVGLLRFKAGAGGEAAEYLGEWDLPINRVLHKALDVYLSRR
- a CDS encoding EamA family transporter, whose protein sequence is MSTPSATTSSSAPVSGTVHAPVSSGGAPGRLGSLGPVGLVLAGGISVQFGGALAVTLMPRAGALGVVTLRLLAAAVVLLVVCRPRLRGHSRADWGTVAVFGIAMGAMNGLFYESVARIPLGAAVTLEVLGPLALSVLASRRAVNAVWAGLALCGVFLLGGGGFGDLDPVGVAFALGAGAMWAAYIVFSARTGRRFPQADGLALAMAVAALLFLPLGIVSSGTRLLDPTTIALGSAVAILSSVLPYTLELLALRRLPASTFAILMSLEPAIAATAGFLILDQALSTTQAAAIALVIGASMGAVRTQVGRGKATVPVDAP
- a CDS encoding FAD-linked oxidase C-terminal domain-containing protein, encoding MTELGGRPDGQPDGRPSGRPDGRPAGQPDGSPEGQPEGSAGQLRSDLAGAVRGEVSFDATARALTTMDASNYRRVPLGVVAPRDAEDVAAALAVCRAHAVPVVARGGGTSIAGQATGTGVVLDFTRHMNRILALDPDARTAVVQPGAVLDRLQEAAAPHGLRFGPDPSTHSRCTLGGMIGNNSCGSHSVAWGTTADNVRELSVVGAAGDTRRLGRNWQGAPDGLKALVESELALLRTGFPDLPRRISGYALDALLPERGADVARAFCGSEGTWGLLTEAVVRLVEAPRARALAVLAYPDESAAADAAAGLLGYGPLTVEGMAADLVPADAGLPRGGAWLFVETGGGSPAEARARADTIVRAADVGDALVVTDPAGQRALWRLREDASGTATRMPYAGDRSPLGAGRGKEARPPLGAGRGLGEEAWPGWEDCAVPPARLGAYLRDFRALLAAHGLHGTPYGHFGDGCIHVRIDFDLITAAGVTRFRRFSEEAARLVVAHGGSLSGEHGDGQARAELLPTMYGAEMVRLFERAKDLWDPRGLLNPGMLVRPHRLDENLRFAVLPRRPVDVEFGYPADGGDFSAAVRRCVGVAKCRTASVPGGAEVMCPSFRATGEEAHSTRGRARLLHEMLAGEIVTDGWRSTEVRDALDLCLSCKGCRSDCPVGVDMATYKAEFLHHHYAGRRRPAAHYTLGRLPFWLAAVTRTRSARLVNSLASLRPLAAVAKRLAGVAPGREIPRLAPETFSRWWSARFRDRARARERERRRGGQDTQGGPGGERRGGGRPAPALFPDFGRKTVLLWPDTFTEHLEPSVGRAAVRVLEAAGLAVLLPPRTVWRHGPVGDGVTRGPLRLGTLLPRRRHRVCCGLTYVSTGQLDRARTVLRRTLDLMEPYLAMDDLPVVVLEPSCAAALRTDLPELLSGDPRAARLAAAVTTFAEALERHAPAWTPPRLDRPAAGQTHCHQHAVLGDAAERRLRDAAGLTGTLAGGCCGLAGNFGFERGHEEVSRACAEEQLLPAVRAADDSAVILADGFSCRTQLAQLSGRRGRHLAEVLAEALENGPRDDGSAPTA
- a CDS encoding sensor histidine kinase, yielding MTPPLPSGERPTPRTMAKAVLAAAVPAAAAVVAAVLLAPEPARVPLAWGTGAAAVLLCAAVAVAAHAVQTRRIALRRLDSVAKDAGRLLQERARLAEEFGQERARLVDEAARERARAAETGAQERARLTETAAREHARLTEEFTKERELLTGDRARLTERNAELSERTRQAAADRAAAISAIANAAGRMQALSTGMLADLRAMEERHSDEDVLADLLHLDHRTAQAGRLADSVAVLAGARSGRRWARPIVMESILRGAMGRIGGYQRVRVHSASEVAVAGHAAEGVMHALAELLDNAANFSPPTAEVHVYVEEVPAGVIVSVEDSGLVMGDVQLRRAERAVTGPVGPRSGLGGLTGTRLGLSVVGRLARKHGLKVSFRPSARGGTGVLVLIPQDILTQPSLHLTAAPLPAGAEPVPSDPTAVDGHTTAPRPPDGRESPESPWSPHPRESRTSQESPASPVSYAAARAAGDLDPDPVPTHDSPRHEQGLPSTGGLPKRRRGRTLAHAERSRSHVTPPADPEPRTGDDPKIRSASRFGTFRQAVRGTAPGAPGPVPADDPPRTEAPARPEDHATASTSSPTTTPTTPTALPEGDTTP